From the genome of Sphingobacterium kitahiroshimense, one region includes:
- a CDS encoding RagB/SusD family nutrient uptake outer membrane protein has protein sequence MKKTMNIQNKLLPVFAIFLLGSASCSKNFLEEKPYSNYEAGNSDPSTIENRVLGLHATFGQLWGYSGRQGFLSCWQIGTDIANAGSTEGVENPFFQYADLNPENGGVSYLWQRCYEFINNANSIIEAVGDTNPKAAAEARFFRAYAYHMLVTLWGDVPLLTTSIKVPTFNYVRNSTVEVDKVIVEDLEYAAKELANVGQAAAPSRINKDMARQLAAEVYLRMGMRDPAYFAKAEAMATAIIESGSYKLIDSRYGKYLNEGGDAFRDMFRQGNMRRAQGNTEAIWTFEVEFNREVNGGTIDNPQHRRVWQPSYHKWDGMVNADSLGGRGNGRLRLSNFMKYTVWKGLQGDIRNSNYNIRRTTNYNRPNMTVNNAVVTPWSTEIGVDADGYRVAKGAGVRNVTIKTGDKVIPFRTDSLEVWYPFPTKWGGYDPIDDFGYALVKDWPVMRFGETYLLRAEARLRQNNLGGAAEDINKLRDRSFKDTRIQSGNTALGKVLASNMTIDFILDERARELISEENRRMTLVRTNKLKERIALNGDQGPANKITSGFQDYNILLPIPLSEIQLNNKEGEGLKQNLGYK, from the coding sequence ATGAAAAAAACAATGAATATTCAAAATAAGTTATTACCTGTCTTTGCGATCTTTTTGTTAGGTTCTGCATCTTGTAGTAAGAATTTTCTGGAAGAGAAACCCTATTCTAATTACGAAGCTGGAAATAGTGATCCATCAACAATAGAAAATAGAGTTTTAGGTTTGCATGCGACTTTTGGTCAATTGTGGGGTTATAGTGGGCGTCAAGGATTTTTGTCGTGTTGGCAGATCGGTACTGATATCGCAAATGCTGGTTCTACGGAAGGTGTGGAAAATCCTTTTTTTCAATATGCTGATCTCAATCCAGAAAATGGTGGAGTAAGCTACTTATGGCAACGCTGTTACGAGTTTATTAACAATGCAAATAGCATTATTGAAGCTGTAGGGGATACTAATCCAAAGGCAGCAGCAGAAGCAAGATTCTTTAGAGCTTATGCTTATCATATGTTGGTCACGCTATGGGGCGATGTGCCTTTGTTGACTACTTCTATTAAAGTTCCAACGTTCAATTATGTACGAAATTCTACTGTAGAAGTGGACAAAGTGATTGTTGAAGATCTGGAATATGCGGCTAAGGAATTGGCTAATGTTGGACAAGCTGCTGCTCCAAGCCGGATCAATAAAGATATGGCAAGACAATTGGCTGCTGAAGTTTATCTTCGAATGGGCATGAGAGATCCTGCTTATTTTGCTAAAGCAGAAGCCATGGCAACAGCCATCATTGAAAGCGGCAGTTATAAATTAATTGACAGTCGTTACGGTAAATACTTAAATGAGGGTGGCGATGCTTTTCGAGATATGTTTAGACAGGGCAATATGCGCCGCGCTCAAGGAAATACCGAAGCCATATGGACTTTTGAAGTTGAATTTAATCGCGAAGTGAATGGTGGAACCATCGATAATCCGCAGCATCGTCGTGTATGGCAACCTTCCTATCACAAGTGGGATGGAATGGTAAACGCTGATTCTCTTGGAGGAAGGGGTAATGGACGTTTGAGATTAAGCAATTTTATGAAGTATACGGTCTGGAAAGGACTTCAAGGTGATATTCGGAATAGCAATTATAATATCCGTCGTACCACAAATTATAACCGACCTAATATGACCGTCAACAATGCTGTGGTAACACCATGGAGTACAGAAATCGGTGTGGATGCCGATGGTTATCGTGTTGCTAAAGGTGCAGGGGTTAGAAATGTGACGATAAAAACTGGTGATAAAGTGATTCCTTTTCGTACAGACAGTTTGGAAGTATGGTATCCTTTCCCAACAAAGTGGGGTGGTTATGATCCGATAGATGATTTTGGCTATGCATTGGTCAAAGATTGGCCAGTCATGCGGTTTGGAGAAACGTATCTATTAAGGGCAGAGGCACGTCTTAGACAAAATAATCTAGGCGGAGCAGCTGAGGATATCAATAAGTTGAGAGATCGTTCTTTTAAAGATACGCGTATTCAATCTGGAAACACCGCTTTAGGAAAGGTTCTCGCATCAAATATGACGATCGATTTTATTCTTGATGAACGTGCCCGTGAGTTGATTTCAGAAGAAAATCGTAGAATGACTTTGGTGAGAACAAATAAACTCAAAGAACGTATTGCTTTAAATGGTGATCAAGGACCGGCAAATAAAATAACCAGTGGTTTCCAAGATTATAATATTTTACTTCCAATCCCCTTGAGTGAAATTCAATTAAATAACAAAGAAGGGGAAGGACTTAAACAAAATTTAGGATATAAATAA
- a CDS encoding SusC/RagA family TonB-linked outer membrane protein → MLTHYCNKYAKSTLLLNSLFLIAMTTYGQATSIKGTIRDASTGKTISNITVKVKGSSVSTQTNTVGSFTIQANHGNTLIISSVGYQEKEVIVPQGGIVDVTLVPSENVLDELVVVGYGIQKRSDVTGSVASVPKDRLSKIPVTNVMQAIQGAVSNVSVSQASSIPGDAPNVQVRGKNSINASSEPYIVVDGIPLSRTDGSINDINPNDIESVEILKDPSAVAIYGVNGSNGVILITTKRGTSGTPRIRYSGYGGVENVAHILKPVSGEELLKRYAEYSRINNSPLYNGGPVRNRNELDNYTNGVTIDWLDAVMQTGVIQNHNVSLSGGSENAKYYVSGDYLDQKGVLLGYNYKRYSFRTNTDFKPTKYLSVGTSSYIIAHNRDGGRASLLQAAAMSPYAKMYNDDGTLTQHPMYSEQLWTNPLLPTTLNPERRQFNISLNGYADLNFGELYKPLEGLKYKLNAGYIYVPGRTNEYEGESVYNFAGMGRITNSESQSYTVENILTYNKDFGKHHLDFTGLYASKSKYWQQAIATGEVFPNDALEWGNLGAAATQKVSSQADLYRSISQMGRLNYSYDSRYLFTVTARRDGASIFGRNNKYGMFPSAAVAWNIHNEWFMNSTKDVVDNLKWRISYGISGNEAIGIYETLSLMDASTIAMKGLSNTALNIRKRMGNDDLEWEKTKGFNTGIDFGLFKSRISGSIDVYKTNSYDILLKQRLPRLTGFEDVYFNIGKVANTGIDLTLNTKNIVKNDFTWSSTVVFSRNKNKIVEVYGDGKEDLGNRWLIGHPLGIIYDFTKVGIWQEEEIKAGANKGWDEQAEAGSVKLADLNGDGLINEDDRSVLGQTAPKWTAGLTNTFSYKAFSLNIFINTVQGALRNNPQIGSAADEMGRKSTPAELGYWTPENKSNEWRSLSNRSNVYGYGFPSNASFTRLKDVTLSYNMPQNTLNKLGINGATVYVSGRNLYTWTNWIGWDPEARDITRGSDNAHLNYPMVRTYVLGVNLTF, encoded by the coding sequence ATGTTAACCCACTATTGCAATAAATACGCAAAAAGCACATTGCTATTAAACAGTTTATTTTTAATAGCAATGACTACTTATGGTCAAGCAACTTCCATAAAGGGAACTATTCGAGACGCTTCTACAGGAAAAACCATAAGCAACATTACCGTTAAAGTAAAAGGAAGTTCGGTCAGTACACAAACAAATACCGTCGGTAGCTTTACCATTCAAGCTAATCACGGAAATACTTTGATCATTTCCTCGGTCGGATATCAGGAAAAGGAGGTTATTGTACCTCAGGGGGGAATTGTTGATGTTACGCTTGTTCCATCTGAAAATGTACTTGACGAATTAGTTGTGGTCGGATATGGAATACAAAAGAGATCGGATGTTACGGGGTCTGTGGCATCAGTACCAAAGGATCGATTGTCAAAAATTCCGGTTACGAATGTGATGCAAGCTATCCAAGGTGCCGTATCCAATGTTTCGGTTTCGCAAGCATCCTCTATACCTGGAGATGCTCCAAATGTTCAAGTTCGAGGTAAGAACTCGATCAATGCATCTTCAGAACCGTATATTGTCGTTGATGGAATTCCGCTATCGCGTACAGATGGTTCTATTAATGATATCAATCCCAATGATATTGAGTCGGTCGAGATCTTAAAAGATCCATCAGCTGTTGCGATTTATGGTGTGAATGGTTCTAATGGTGTTATTTTGATCACCACAAAGCGCGGTACATCCGGAACCCCGCGTATTCGTTACAGTGGTTATGGCGGTGTAGAAAATGTTGCACATATTCTTAAGCCCGTTTCGGGAGAAGAGCTTTTAAAGCGTTATGCTGAATATTCCCGCATTAATAATAGTCCGCTATATAATGGTGGTCCGGTTCGCAATCGGAATGAGCTTGATAATTACACCAATGGTGTGACCATCGATTGGTTGGATGCGGTGATGCAGACAGGTGTGATCCAGAATCACAATGTCAGTTTATCAGGTGGAAGTGAGAATGCCAAATACTATGTCTCTGGAGATTATCTGGATCAAAAAGGCGTTTTATTAGGATACAACTATAAAAGATATTCATTTAGAACGAATACAGATTTTAAACCAACTAAATATTTATCGGTAGGTACATCATCTTATATCATAGCGCATAATAGAGATGGTGGACGCGCGAGTCTTCTACAGGCTGCTGCAATGAGCCCTTATGCCAAAATGTATAACGATGACGGCACTTTAACACAGCATCCCATGTATTCGGAACAGCTTTGGACCAATCCACTTTTGCCAACGACATTAAATCCAGAGCGTCGTCAATTTAATATCTCCCTCAACGGTTATGCAGATCTTAATTTTGGGGAGCTTTACAAACCGCTGGAAGGTTTAAAATATAAACTCAATGCAGGATATATTTATGTCCCTGGTCGTACCAACGAATATGAAGGGGAGAGTGTTTATAATTTTGCCGGGATGGGTCGTATCACCAACAGTGAATCTCAGTCATATACAGTAGAGAATATATTAACCTATAACAAGGATTTTGGTAAGCATCATCTTGATTTCACAGGATTATATGCCTCAAAAAGTAAATATTGGCAACAGGCTATTGCTACAGGAGAGGTATTCCCTAATGATGCCTTGGAATGGGGTAATCTAGGTGCTGCCGCCACACAGAAAGTGTCTTCTCAAGCCGACTTGTACCGCTCTATTTCCCAAATGGGTAGATTAAATTACTCTTACGATAGCCGTTATTTATTTACAGTAACTGCACGTCGAGATGGGGCCTCTATCTTTGGTAGAAATAATAAATACGGAATGTTTCCATCTGCCGCTGTCGCATGGAATATACATAATGAATGGTTCATGAATAGCACTAAAGATGTGGTGGACAATTTAAAATGGAGAATATCTTACGGTATTTCTGGAAATGAGGCTATTGGCATCTATGAAACGCTTTCGTTAATGGATGCCAGTACTATTGCGATGAAAGGCTTATCCAATACGGCATTGAATATTCGTAAAAGAATGGGAAATGATGATTTGGAATGGGAAAAAACAAAGGGATTCAATACAGGGATTGACTTCGGATTATTTAAAAGCAGAATAAGTGGAAGCATCGATGTGTATAAAACCAATTCTTATGATATACTTTTAAAACAGCGCCTTCCAAGACTTACGGGTTTTGAAGATGTGTATTTTAATATTGGAAAGGTTGCTAATACAGGTATAGACCTGACGCTGAATACCAAAAATATTGTGAAGAATGATTTTACTTGGTCCAGTACGGTTGTATTCTCCCGCAATAAAAATAAGATTGTAGAAGTTTATGGTGATGGAAAAGAAGATCTGGGCAATAGGTGGTTGATCGGACATCCGCTGGGTATCATCTATGATTTTACCAAAGTGGGGATCTGGCAGGAAGAGGAAATAAAAGCGGGAGCTAATAAAGGATGGGATGAACAAGCAGAAGCAGGAAGTGTAAAATTAGCGGATCTAAATGGTGATGGTCTAATTAATGAGGACGACCGATCTGTATTGGGACAAACTGCCCCGAAATGGACCGCTGGACTTACCAATACATTTAGCTATAAAGCATTTTCATTAAATATTTTCATCAATACGGTGCAAGGAGCACTACGCAATAATCCGCAGATCGGTTCGGCTGCAGATGAAATGGGACGTAAAAGTACGCCAGCAGAATTGGGCTATTGGACTCCTGAAAATAAAAGTAACGAATGGCGTTCATTGAGTAATCGTTCCAATGTATATGGTTATGGGTTTCCATCAAATGCAAGTTTTACACGGTTGAAAGATGTGACCTTAAGTTACAATATGCCACAAAATACCTTGAATAAATTGGGTATCAATGGGGCTACGGTTTATGTCAGTGGCCGAAACCTATATACATGGACCAATTGGATTGGCTGGGATCCCGAAGCTCGAGATATCACTCGTGGATCTGATAATGCTCATCTAAATTATCCAATGGTTCGCACCTATGTACTTGGAGTTAATTTAACCTTTTAA